CGCTTATTGTCGGTGTGATTACCTTAGCAGGCTTCACCGCATTCTCACTTCACACTTCTGAAAAAGAAGAACCCGCAGTGTCCTCTGCCTTAACAGTAGACACCACATTTAGCCAGCAACAGACTCTGCAACGCAGTGTTCATATGCTCGGCAATACCTTCGCTCATCAATCTATTGAGATTCAACCAGAAGACAAGGGCAGAATTACCCAAGTGTTAGTCCAGTCTGGTCAAAAGGTTTCTCAAGGACAACTTCTGTTTGCACTCGATGATCGCCACCAACAGGCGGCAGTCAACAGAGAGCAAGCGAACCTTAAAGAGATTGAGCGACAATATAATAATTTACTGCGCTTGTTGCCAAACGGTGCGGTGACACAGGCGGATGTTGATGCGGCGCTTGCCAATGTTGAAATGCAACAAGCTGAACTTGATATCGCCAAGGCAAACCTAGAAGACAAGCAAGTAACAGCGCCATTCACTGGGCAGCTTGGCCTTGTTGATGTCAGTATTGGCCAAAACGTAGAGAGCGATACGGTTTTAACTACTCTTGATGACCCTCGCCAATTGCGTCTAAATGTCGCGATTCCTGCACCTTATCTACGTCAACTCGCTATCGGTCAATCAACCTACCTCTCAAGTGTCGAAGACAGTACTCGTGTTAAGGCAACGCTCAAGAGTTTAGATGGACGCGTGAGTAACCAGACTCAAAGTATTCAAGCGCAATTCCTTATTGATAATGATGAGTTAGGTCTAACCCCAGGCAGTTTAGTCATGGGCGAGCTGACGTTACCTTCTGAAGTTGAAATCACGATTCCGCTGCAATCTGTTGTCTATCGTGGTCATCAACGTTACGTGTACGTGGTTCACGATAATACGGTTGAACAGCGACCAGTGACGCTGGGTGAACGAACGGGTGAACAAGTACAAGTCATTTCGGGGTTGGATCTTGGCGAAGAGATTGTCTATCGCGGTACTGTTAAACTAAGAGATGGCGCTGAGATTGAAATCATTGAAACCCTCGATGCGCAAGTAACGCAAGGTGAGCGATAACAATGAAGTTGTCTGATTTCGCTATGTATCGCCCAACGTCGGCGATCGTTCTCAATATCTTATTTATTGTGTTTGGTTTGGTGGGTGCAAGCATGCTGGCGGTTCGTGAGATGCCAGATGTTGAAAGTAGTGTTGTATCGGTCGGTACACCGTATCGCGGCAGTGCATCATCGATTGTAGAAAGTCAAATCACAAAGCCCATTGAAGATCAGCTCAGCGGCATTGATGGTATCGACTATATCTGGTCTTCATCTTGGGATGGTTGGTCCGGCGTAAACATTACCTTCAAGCCTGGTTATGACATGATTCAGGCAGTTAGTGATGTGCGTGATGCCGTAGGCCGTGCCCGCGGTCGTCTGCCTGATGATGTCGATGAACCTATCGTGCGCAAGAACAGCAGTGAGGGGGACCCATTCATGTGGCTCAACCTGACGAGTACCAAGCACGATCGCATAGAATTGAGTGATTATGCACAAAGGATCTTAATCGAAAGACTGAGCCTTCTTCCGGGCGTTAGCTCCATAAACACATCCGGTGTCATTGAGCGCGTTCTTTATGTGGAAATTGACCCAATTGAGCTGGCTGCAAGGGAGTTAACAACCACCGATGTCACTCGTGCATTGCGAGCGGAAAACCTCCAATTACCAGCGGGATACGTACGTAACGAGTCACTTAACGTTGTAGTAAGGCTTGAACGTTTATATCAAAAAGTTACTGATTTTGAACAGCTACAGATCGTTGAAAAAGACGGTGAATCTGTACTGCTTAAAGACATTGCGAATGTCTACGTGGGAGCAAAGAAAGAAACGACGACCTTTAAAGCCAATAACGTTGATAGTATGGGCTTAGGTATTGTTGCGATGTCTCAGGCTAATCCTTTAACGGTCTCTGAGGCGGTGTATAACGAACTCGAGTCATTAAAACATTTCTTACCTGAAGGGGTAGAGTTACAAGTCGACTATGACAGTACGGTATTTATTCGAGAGGCGATCAAAGAGGTTTACATAACGCTGGCGATTACTGCTGTATTGGTTATCTCAGTGCTCTATCTGTTTTTGGGGCGTTTATCCACCACCATTGTTCCCGCTATTACAGTGCCAGTCTCTCTTATTTCTGCGTTCTCGGTCGCTTATCTGTGTGGCTACTCTATCAACCTTGTGACCTTGATGGCGCTGATCCTTGCCATTGGTTTGGTGGTTGATGACGCGATTGTTGTGGTAGAAAACATTGTTCGACACAGACGCAATGGACTGCCTGCCATGGTCGCAGCTTTCAAAGGGACAAAAGAGCTCAACTTTGCTGTTATCGCGACTACATTAGTTTTGATCATGACGTTTTTGCCTTTGATCTTCCTGGAAGGAAAGTTGGGTAACATGTTTGCTGAGTTTGCAGTGATACTCTCTGCTGCCGTTGGATTCTCATCGATTGCCGCGTTAACGTTAGGGCCAGTGCTCAGTGAGCGCTTGTTTAGAAAAGAGCTGGAAGCTCCGAGTAAAGTTTGCCAGTGGGTCGACCGAGGTGTTAGCAAAACACAAGTGGGCTATCGTCATACGCTTGAGGGCGTACTGAAATGGCGCACATTCTCGTTGTTTGTTTTGGCACTGTGTTCAGTCGGGCTTTATTTTGCTTACGGTGCTCAACAGCGTGCATTTGCACCCGTTGAAGACCGTGGTGCGGTCAATGTTTATGTCGGTGGTATCGAGGCGACCAGCTATGAACGTATGGTTCGTAGCATGGAACAAATCAACGAGCGCTTAATGCCATTGGCTAATGAAGAAGGGCCAGTGGCATCTTTGAACTACTCAACGCCTGCTTTTGGCACATGGGCGGATCACCAAGGCTTTTTCATTATTCGTCTCAAGCATTGGGATGACCGAGACATGAACGCCACAGAAGTGGTGAACTTGATTAAAGAGCTCACTCGCGATGTCACCGATGTTCAAGTCTTCCCATACCAACCGGGTTTTGGTGGTGGAATGGGAGAGCCTGTTCAGTTTGTTCTGCAGGGTGAAGATTATGATGTGATCTATGAAATCGCCAAGGAGCTCGAACAGCTAGCAGAAGCCAGTGGCAAGATGGATGGCGCGAAGCTGGATTACAACCCGACAACGCCCGAAATGCTGCTAACAGTCAATCGAGAAGTGGCGCGTGATCTTGGTGTTAGCGTCAATGATATTGCTTCAACGCTTGAAGTGCTACTTGGCGGAGCGACAGAAACCCGTTTCGAAGAAGCGGGCGAAGAATATGATGTATATTTGAAAGCCAACGAAGAGCACTTTAACTCAGCAGCAGATCTAAGCAAGGTCTACCTGCGCTCAACGAATGGCGCGCTGATCTCGCTCGATACCTTGGTATCGGTCAACGATGTGGCCTCAGCTCGCGGCTTGTTCCACTATCAACGCAAAAAATCTATCAACTTAAAGGCTAACCTGGTTGAAGGGGTGACACTTGGGGAAGCATTGAGCTTTTTAGAAGAGACAGTGCAACCTATGTTGCCGCCAGGGTATACCTACGATTATGCCGGAGAGTCAAAAGACTACTATGATAATCAGCGTGAAGTTTGGCTCATCTTTGTTCTTGCTTTGTTTGTCTCATACTTAGTTTTAGCAGCTCAGTTTGAAAGTTTTGTCAGCCCAACCATCGTAATGCTCACAGTACCTATTGGTCTGTTAGGCGGTTTAGTGGGGATACTAATTGCGGGTGATAGTTTTAACTTATATTCCCAACTAGGTATGTTGATGTTAATTGGTATGGCGACAAAAAACGGTATTCTTATCGTTGAGTTTGCTAACCAGCTACGCGACCAAGGTCAAAGTGTAAAACAAGCGATCATGAATGCTGCGGAGCAACGTTTACGCCCAATTGTCATGACCGCAATGACAACGCTGCTTGGCTCGATTCCGATGTTAATTGCGACTGGTGCAGGTTCAGAAACACGCTTTGCGGTCGGTGTCGTTATTTTTAGTGGCATGTTACTTACAACCGTTGTGACCTTGTATGTCATTCCAAGCCTTTATTTGTGGATTGGTGGCTTTAGCCGTTCGCCAGAGGCACGGGTAAGCCAAGTGAACGACTTGCTTGCTCAGCATGCGGAGTCATAGTGTTATTGAGATTGGATTTTTAGTAGCCTCACTTTATCTCGCACTTGAGTCGAGGTAGAGTGAGCTTCTAATGCTCGAGCAGGGCATGATTACATGATTTATAGATGAACTAAGGAGAAGGCTCGTGCAAATTGTTGATGCAGCGAAATCACGTTATTCAACCAAAGCATTTGATAGCTCAAAGAAGCTGACCGACGAGCAAGTCACAGCGGTAAAAGAGCTAATTCGTCATAGTGCTTCCAGTGTAAACTCTCAGCCGTGGCACTTCATCATTGCAGGAACTGAAGAGGGCAAGGCGCGAGTATCGAAAGGCACTCAAGACGGTTTTGCATTTAACGATACTAAGGTAAAAAATGCTTCCCACGTTGTGGTGTTTTGCGCAAAAACCTCTATCGATGATGACTATCTAACAGCATTAGCTGATCTTGAAGATCAAGCTGGTCGTTATCCATCAGAAGAGGTGAAAAATACCGTCAATGCAGGGCGTAAGTTCTTTGTCGGCCTCCATCGTGAAACCCTAAATGATGCCGAGCATTGGATGCAAAAGCAGGTTTATCTCAATGTGGGAACACTTCTATTGGGCGCCAAGACTCTTGGTCTGGATGCTGTACCAATCGAAGGCTTTGACGCTGAAAAGCTCGATGCTGAATTTGGGCTTAAAGAACAAGGTTTGACGTCGGTTGTTATCGTGGCACTTGGCCACCGTTCTGAAGATGACTTTAATGCAAAACTACCAAAAGCACGTTGGGCAGAAGAGCAGGTATTTACCGAGTGCTAGTTAGCTAAAATTATACTTTATAAAATACCCTGCCATTCGATGTCAGGGTATTTTTTTATTTGTAAAATCATTGATTTCATACTATTTCGTACAAAATCGAGACGAAATCCACATGGTTTTTTTAATTGGTTGTCTAGACTGAATGTGTCAGTTTAAATAAGGGTGACAACCATGACCGATAAACAATCAAAATGTCCCATCGCACACGGTGCACATACCACTAGTGATAGAACTGAATTTGACTGGTGGCCTAAATCTCTCAATTTAGACATTCTTCATCAACATGATACAAAGACCGACCCTATGGGAGGAGACTTTGATTATGCTTCTGCGTTTAACTCATTAAACTACTCTGCTCTCAAGCAAGACTTAACCGACCTTATGACATCAAGTCAAGAGTGGTGGCCAGCCGACTGGGGTCATTATGGTGGTTTGATGATCCGTATGGCTTGGCACTCTGCAGGTACATATAGAATTGCGGATGGTCGTGGTGGGTCGAGTCGAGGCAATCAACGATTTGCGCCACTCAATAGCTGGCCAGATAATGGCAACCTTGATAAAGCGCGTCGCTTGCTTTGGCCTATTAAGCAGAAATATGGCAATGGTATCTCATGGGCTGATCTGATGATCTTAGCTGGTAACGTCGCCTATGAATCCATGGGACTTAAAACCTTTGGCTTTGCTGGTGGTCGTGAAGACATTTGGCATCCTGAAAAAGATATTTATTGGGGCTCAGAACAAGAGTGGTTGGCGCCTAGTGGCGGTGAAGGAACACGTTATTCTGGAGAGCGTGACTTAGCAAATCCGCTTGCCGCAGTGATGATGGGTCTGATTTACGTCAACCCAGAAGGGGTAGACGGTAAACCAGATCCTATCAAAACAGCCCGTGATATGAGAGCGACTTTCCAGCGTATGGCCATGAACGATGAGGAAACCGTTGCGTTAACTGCTGGCGGCCATACCGTAGGTAAATGTCATGGTAACGGTGATGCAGGGCTATTAGGTCCAGAGCCTGAAGCTGCAGAGGTCGAAGACCAAGGTTTAGGCTGGCTAAACAAGAGCAAACGCGGTGTTGGTCGTGACACTGTCACAAGTGGCTTGGAAGGTGCGTGGACAACCAACCCAACCCAGTGGGACAACGGGTATTTTGAGCTGCTATTAAACTATGACTGGTGGACGACTAAGAGCCCGGCAGGTGCGTGGCAGTGGGAGCCAGTGAACATAGAAGAAAAAGACAAACCCGTGGATGTCGAAGACAGTTCTATTCGTCACAACCCTGTAATGACTGATGCGGATATGGCACTGAAGTTTGACCCAGAGTTCCGAAAAATTGCAGATAAGTTTTACAAAGACCCAGACTACTTCTCAGAAATCTTTGCTCGAGCTTGGTTCAAGCTTACACACCGTGATTTAGGCCCAACGGCACGTTATCTAGGGCCAGAAATCCCTCAAGAAGAGCTTATTTGGCAAGATCCAGTGCCATCTGCGGAGTGTCGCTTGACAGATGATGCGATAGCGGAATTAAAAGAGAAAATCAGAGAGTCCGGCCTCTCTGACGCGGAGCTCATCACCACGGCTTGGGATAGTGCAAGAACCTACCGAAACTCTGACCGACGTGGTGGTGCTAATGGAGCACGCATTCGTTTCGCCCCCCAAAATCAATGGCAGGGCAATGAGTCAGAGCGATTGAACAAGGTTTTGGCAGCATTAGAATCGATTAAGCAAGCAACAGGCACGGCAATGAGCATTGCTGACCTGATTGTATTAGGCGGTGGTGTCGGGGTAGAAAATGCAGCCAAACTGGCTGGCTATGATGTTACCGTGCCATTTGAGCAGGGCCGAGGTGATGCATTAGAAGAGATGACAGATAAAGAGTCTTTTGATGTGTTAGAGCCATTACATGATGGCTTTAGAAACTGGGTTAAAGCAGATTACGTTGTGAGTGAAGAGGAAATGTTACTCGATAGAGCACAACTAATGAACTTGACTGCGGTGGAGATGACCGTTCTTGTGGGTGGTATGCGAGTACTTGGTGCTAACCACTCTGGTCGAGTTCATGGCGTGTTTACTGACAATATTGGCCATTTAACCAACGACTTCTTTGTTAACTTGACCGATATGAAGTATGCGTGGCAACCGGTAAATGCCCACGAGTATGACATCATCGAACGCTCAACAGGAAAGGTGAAATACCATGCATCGAGAGTTGATTTAGTCTTCGGCTCGAACTCAGTATTGCGCAGTTATGCAGAAGTGTATGCACAAGAAGATAACAAGCGTAAGTTCGTGGATGACTTTATCGCGGCATGGCATAAAGTCATGGATGCAGATAGATTTGATTTACACCGTTAATGGATAATCAGAGTTAGAAATACCAAAAGAGGTGGCCTCACTGAGTTAAACAGTCAAGCCACCTCTATTGTGTTAAGCAAAGTAATTTTAAGTAAAACAGCGCTAAGCTAGTTCTGCTTGTTTCGCGCTCTTCTTATCAAGCGCCCCACTGAAGCGTGTTAACAGCAGTGCAAATACCACCACAATACCGCCAACCCAAGGTGTGTTCATCAAGCCAGTTTCAGCAACGATAACACCGCCACCCCAAGAGCCAAGAGCAATACCCACGTTGAACGCTGCAATGTTAAGTCCTGAAGCAACATCAACCGCATCTGGTGCATACTTTTCCGCCAGTTTTACGACGTAGACTTGCAATCCAGGAACGTTACCAAACGAAAATGCACCCCAGATTAGAATCGTCATAACCGCTGTAATCTTATGGCCAGCCGTGAATGTGAATACAAATAGTATTAAAGCAAGGAACGCGAAAATAACCGTTAGAGCTTTAATTGGTCCCGCTTTATCAGCCAGCTTACCACCCCAGATATTACCAATCGCAACTGAGACACCGTAAACCAACATGATCAAACCAATCGCGCTAGATTCAAAGCCAGACACTTCTTCAAGGATCGGTGCTAAGTAGGTAAACGCTGTGAATGTACCACCGTAACCCAGTGCGGTAATCGCATAAACAAGAAGCAGTCTTGGTTGAGTAAGCACTTTAAGTTGCGCCGATAGTTTTGCGGCTGGTGGCTGCTTTAGGTTGCTAGGAACCAACAAAGCACTACCAATTAGGGCAATAAGACCGAGTACTGCTACGACCAAAAAGGTTGATTGCCATCCGAGAGACTGACCAATATAAGTTCCTAGTGGCACACCCGTTACAAGGGCAACGGTCAGACCTGTAAACATGATTGCAATCGCACTTGCTGCTTTGTCTCTAGAGACCAGTCCCGTCGCGATAGTC
This genomic interval from Vibrio agarivorans contains the following:
- a CDS encoding efflux RND transporter periplasmic adaptor subunit; this translates as MKKYALIVGVITLAGFTAFSLHTSEKEEPAVSSALTVDTTFSQQQTLQRSVHMLGNTFAHQSIEIQPEDKGRITQVLVQSGQKVSQGQLLFALDDRHQQAAVNREQANLKEIERQYNNLLRLLPNGAVTQADVDAALANVEMQQAELDIAKANLEDKQVTAPFTGQLGLVDVSIGQNVESDTVLTTLDDPRQLRLNVAIPAPYLRQLAIGQSTYLSSVEDSTRVKATLKSLDGRVSNQTQSIQAQFLIDNDELGLTPGSLVMGELTLPSEVEITIPLQSVVYRGHQRYVYVVHDNTVEQRPVTLGERTGEQVQVISGLDLGEEIVYRGTVKLRDGAEIEIIETLDAQVTQGER
- a CDS encoding efflux RND transporter permease subunit: MKLSDFAMYRPTSAIVLNILFIVFGLVGASMLAVREMPDVESSVVSVGTPYRGSASSIVESQITKPIEDQLSGIDGIDYIWSSSWDGWSGVNITFKPGYDMIQAVSDVRDAVGRARGRLPDDVDEPIVRKNSSEGDPFMWLNLTSTKHDRIELSDYAQRILIERLSLLPGVSSINTSGVIERVLYVEIDPIELAARELTTTDVTRALRAENLQLPAGYVRNESLNVVVRLERLYQKVTDFEQLQIVEKDGESVLLKDIANVYVGAKKETTTFKANNVDSMGLGIVAMSQANPLTVSEAVYNELESLKHFLPEGVELQVDYDSTVFIREAIKEVYITLAITAVLVISVLYLFLGRLSTTIVPAITVPVSLISAFSVAYLCGYSINLVTLMALILAIGLVVDDAIVVVENIVRHRRNGLPAMVAAFKGTKELNFAVIATTLVLIMTFLPLIFLEGKLGNMFAEFAVILSAAVGFSSIAALTLGPVLSERLFRKELEAPSKVCQWVDRGVSKTQVGYRHTLEGVLKWRTFSLFVLALCSVGLYFAYGAQQRAFAPVEDRGAVNVYVGGIEATSYERMVRSMEQINERLMPLANEEGPVASLNYSTPAFGTWADHQGFFIIRLKHWDDRDMNATEVVNLIKELTRDVTDVQVFPYQPGFGGGMGEPVQFVLQGEDYDVIYEIAKELEQLAEASGKMDGAKLDYNPTTPEMLLTVNREVARDLGVSVNDIASTLEVLLGGATETRFEEAGEEYDVYLKANEEHFNSAADLSKVYLRSTNGALISLDTLVSVNDVASARGLFHYQRKKSINLKANLVEGVTLGEALSFLEETVQPMLPPGYTYDYAGESKDYYDNQREVWLIFVLALFVSYLVLAAQFESFVSPTIVMLTVPIGLLGGLVGILIAGDSFNLYSQLGMLMLIGMATKNGILIVEFANQLRDQGQSVKQAIMNAAEQRLRPIVMTAMTTLLGSIPMLIATGAGSETRFAVGVVIFSGMLLTTVVTLYVIPSLYLWIGGFSRSPEARVSQVNDLLAQHAES
- the nfsB gene encoding oxygen-insensitive NAD(P)H nitroreductase, which codes for MQIVDAAKSRYSTKAFDSSKKLTDEQVTAVKELIRHSASSVNSQPWHFIIAGTEEGKARVSKGTQDGFAFNDTKVKNASHVVVFCAKTSIDDDYLTALADLEDQAGRYPSEEVKNTVNAGRKFFVGLHRETLNDAEHWMQKQVYLNVGTLLLGAKTLGLDAVPIEGFDAEKLDAEFGLKEQGLTSVVIVALGHRSEDDFNAKLPKARWAEEQVFTEC
- the katG gene encoding catalase/peroxidase HPI → MTDKQSKCPIAHGAHTTSDRTEFDWWPKSLNLDILHQHDTKTDPMGGDFDYASAFNSLNYSALKQDLTDLMTSSQEWWPADWGHYGGLMIRMAWHSAGTYRIADGRGGSSRGNQRFAPLNSWPDNGNLDKARRLLWPIKQKYGNGISWADLMILAGNVAYESMGLKTFGFAGGREDIWHPEKDIYWGSEQEWLAPSGGEGTRYSGERDLANPLAAVMMGLIYVNPEGVDGKPDPIKTARDMRATFQRMAMNDEETVALTAGGHTVGKCHGNGDAGLLGPEPEAAEVEDQGLGWLNKSKRGVGRDTVTSGLEGAWTTNPTQWDNGYFELLLNYDWWTTKSPAGAWQWEPVNIEEKDKPVDVEDSSIRHNPVMTDADMALKFDPEFRKIADKFYKDPDYFSEIFARAWFKLTHRDLGPTARYLGPEIPQEELIWQDPVPSAECRLTDDAIAELKEKIRESGLSDAELITTAWDSARTYRNSDRRGGANGARIRFAPQNQWQGNESERLNKVLAALESIKQATGTAMSIADLIVLGGGVGVENAAKLAGYDVTVPFEQGRGDALEEMTDKESFDVLEPLHDGFRNWVKADYVVSEEEMLLDRAQLMNLTAVEMTVLVGGMRVLGANHSGRVHGVFTDNIGHLTNDFFVNLTDMKYAWQPVNAHEYDIIERSTGKVKYHASRVDLVFGSNSVLRSYAEVYAQEDNKRKFVDDFIAAWHKVMDADRFDLHR
- a CDS encoding MFS transporter; its protein translation is MPLALFALTLSAFAIGTTEFVIVGLIPTMAADLNVSLPSAGLLVSLYALGVAIGAPVLTALTGNWPRKKVLLSVMSLFVIGNVLAWQAPNYTTLITARILTGLAHGVFFSIGSTIATGLVSRDKAASAIAIMFTGLTVALVTGVPLGTYIGQSLGWQSTFLVVAVLGLIALIGSALLVPSNLKQPPAAKLSAQLKVLTQPRLLLVYAITALGYGGTFTAFTYLAPILEEVSGFESSAIGLIMLVYGVSVAIGNIWGGKLADKAGPIKALTVIFAFLALILFVFTFTAGHKITAVMTILIWGAFSFGNVPGLQVYVVKLAEKYAPDAVDVASGLNIAAFNVGIALGSWGGGVIVAETGLMNTPWVGGIVVVFALLLTRFSGALDKKSAKQAELA